A section of the Phycodurus eques isolate BA_2022a chromosome 4, UOR_Pequ_1.1, whole genome shotgun sequence genome encodes:
- the fez2a gene encoding fasciculation and elongation protein zeta-2 isoform X2, giving the protein MAAPTARLDDGRPSLCADVPPTGAAAAAAAAAAETLLPTACVANDDDDDDGGGRPPGSPGKSGGAFASTVDLVDYFDGTLSLCFGDGSPASPASPASPAAGNSDAVTAITEEMLVRGDEIRNALTKSYGQTMPTDWKHSRTRSLHAPACNPEEMASRRTSDVAADASEAEELREQLDMHSIIVSCLGEEPLFTAEQVIEELEEMMQDSLDFEAERDPSQSDLSGISWDAERPGRSRSYEERVCRLNVTALNERLEATELAVRRLSEELVQHLALRDELDFEKEVKNTFISALIDLQNRRKERGEALKKKKKKPKGAAAMSQGRADKPLGSRFSVAGLSSVIQNSFRQTFGSARSERQYLTTVIPYENKGRPPSVEELQILIKILHAMRDDSDKVPALLTDYILKVLCPT; this is encoded by the exons ATGGCGGCGCCCACGGCTCGTTTGGACGACGGCCGGCCGAGTTTATGTGCAGATGTGCCGCCGACAGGAGCTGccgcagccgccgccgccgccgccgcagagACGCTCCTCCCGACGGCTTGCGTtgctaatgatgatgatgatgatgatggtggtgggcGACCTCCGGGGTCCCCGGGGAAAAGCGGCGGCGCTTTCGCGTCCACGGTGGACCTGGTGGACTATTTCGACGGGACTTTGTCTTTGTGCTTCGGGGACGGGAGCCCCGCAAGCCCCGCAAGCCCCGCAAGCCCCGCGGCGGGCAACAGCGACGCCGTGACGGCGATCACCGAGGAAATGCTTGTGCGAGGGGACGA GATCCGGAATGCCTTAACGAAAAGCTACGGGCAGACGATGCCGACGGATTGGAAACATTCCCGAACTCGCTCCCTCCACGCGCCCGCATGCAACCCGGAGGAGATGGCG AGTCGCCGGACGAGCGACGTCGCGGCGGATGCGTCCGAAGCGGAGGAGCTGAGGGAACAGCTGGACATGCACTCCATCATCGTCTCGTGTCTCGGCGAGGAACCGCTCTTCACAGCCGAGCAG GTGATCGAGGAGCTCGAGGAGATGATGCAGGACTCGCTTGACTTTGAAGCCGAGCGCGATCCTTCGCAGTCTGACTTGTCCGGGATCTCTTGGGATGCTGAGCGACCCGGAAGAAGTCGCAGCTACGAAGAAA GAGTGTGTCGGCTAAACGTGACGGCGCTGAACGAGCGTCTGGAGGCGACGGAGCTCGCCGTCAGGAGGCTCTCGGAGGAGCTGGTGCAGCATCTGGCTCTCCGGGACGAGCTGGACTTCGAGAAGGAGGTGAAGAACACGTTCATCTCGGCGCTCATCGACCTGCAAAACCGGCGGAAGGAGCGCGGCGAGgcgctgaagaagaagaagaagaagccgaAAGGGGCGGCGGCAATGTCGCAGGGCCGCGCCGACAAGCCGCTCGGATCG CGTTTCAGCGTGGCGGGCCTCTCTTCTGTTATTCAAAACAGCTTTCGCCAAACATTCGGGAGCGCGCGCAGTGAAAGACAG TATTTGACCACCGTCATCCCGTACGAAAACAAAGGACGCCCTCCTTCCGTCGAGGAGCTCCAGATCCTGATCAAAA TTCTGCATGCGATGAGGGACGACAGCGACAAGGTTCCAGCTCTCTTAACGGACTACATTCTCAAAG TGCTTTGCCCAACGTAG
- the fez2a gene encoding fasciculation and elongation protein zeta-2 isoform X1 encodes MAAPTARLDDGRPSLCADVPPTGAAAAAAAAAAETLLPTACVANDDDDDDGGGRPPGSPGKSGGAFASTVDLVDYFDGTLSLCFGDGSPASPASPASPAAGNSDAVTAITEEMLVRGDEIRNALTKSYGQTMPTDWKHSRTRSLHAPACNPEEMASRRTSDVAADASEAEELREQLDMHSIIVSCLGEEPLFTAEQVIEELEEMMQDSLDFEAERDPSQSDLSGISWDAERPGRSRSYEERVCRLNVTALNERLEATELAVRRLSEELVQHLALRDELDFEKEVKNTFISALIDLQNRRKERGEALKKKKKKPKGAAAMSQGRADKPLGSRFSVAGLSSVIQNSFRQTFGSARSERQYLTTVIPYENKGRPPSVEELQILIKILHAMRDDSDKVPALLTDYILKGGPFSNFIFHGSFCICIAQYVCCGRFSLHW; translated from the exons ATGGCGGCGCCCACGGCTCGTTTGGACGACGGCCGGCCGAGTTTATGTGCAGATGTGCCGCCGACAGGAGCTGccgcagccgccgccgccgccgccgcagagACGCTCCTCCCGACGGCTTGCGTtgctaatgatgatgatgatgatgatggtggtgggcGACCTCCGGGGTCCCCGGGGAAAAGCGGCGGCGCTTTCGCGTCCACGGTGGACCTGGTGGACTATTTCGACGGGACTTTGTCTTTGTGCTTCGGGGACGGGAGCCCCGCAAGCCCCGCAAGCCCCGCAAGCCCCGCGGCGGGCAACAGCGACGCCGTGACGGCGATCACCGAGGAAATGCTTGTGCGAGGGGACGA GATCCGGAATGCCTTAACGAAAAGCTACGGGCAGACGATGCCGACGGATTGGAAACATTCCCGAACTCGCTCCCTCCACGCGCCCGCATGCAACCCGGAGGAGATGGCG AGTCGCCGGACGAGCGACGTCGCGGCGGATGCGTCCGAAGCGGAGGAGCTGAGGGAACAGCTGGACATGCACTCCATCATCGTCTCGTGTCTCGGCGAGGAACCGCTCTTCACAGCCGAGCAG GTGATCGAGGAGCTCGAGGAGATGATGCAGGACTCGCTTGACTTTGAAGCCGAGCGCGATCCTTCGCAGTCTGACTTGTCCGGGATCTCTTGGGATGCTGAGCGACCCGGAAGAAGTCGCAGCTACGAAGAAA GAGTGTGTCGGCTAAACGTGACGGCGCTGAACGAGCGTCTGGAGGCGACGGAGCTCGCCGTCAGGAGGCTCTCGGAGGAGCTGGTGCAGCATCTGGCTCTCCGGGACGAGCTGGACTTCGAGAAGGAGGTGAAGAACACGTTCATCTCGGCGCTCATCGACCTGCAAAACCGGCGGAAGGAGCGCGGCGAGgcgctgaagaagaagaagaagaagccgaAAGGGGCGGCGGCAATGTCGCAGGGCCGCGCCGACAAGCCGCTCGGATCG CGTTTCAGCGTGGCGGGCCTCTCTTCTGTTATTCAAAACAGCTTTCGCCAAACATTCGGGAGCGCGCGCAGTGAAAGACAG TATTTGACCACCGTCATCCCGTACGAAAACAAAGGACGCCCTCCTTCCGTCGAGGAGCTCCAGATCCTGATCAAAA TTCTGCATGCGATGAGGGACGACAGCGACAAGGTTCCAGCTCTCTTAACGGACTACATTCTCAAAGGTGGGCCTTTCTCCAACTTCATTTTCCACGGCTCATTTTGCATCTGCATTGCACAATATGTCTGTTGTGGTCGGTTTAGTTTACATTGGTGA
- the mrs2 gene encoding magnesium transporter MRS2 homolog, mitochondrial isoform X1: MKLHRMLLSECMKRSGMYLRSTGHLRSKRLLNSGTGATQAVGARYAPEALRSPLESRRRAPARSATNEHLLRGGASLPGSIVRRVTTEAPLSIVPPPFVVMRFDQEGNVTSFEKKKTELCQELSLQARDLRFQHSTSLTTRNNCIILRMEVCSCEAGRTGSQEAQLPGLQGQSRRCGFGGVKVHFGCRWMSNTEIELVGENVPQKSHDDSSNSSLKAIVTPRCLLVLDFRGLGLERWLVLELAPQLASQAHSLPFEFRALEAILQHRVNNLQTRLNEVEPVILDVLESLVDPKILSADRSKLHVLLQNSKSLSELETDIKVFKDSLLKILDEDEIIEELCLTKWTDPRVFEESSLGIDHAEEMEHLLDNYYMQAEELGNEARELKGLIDDSESVIFINLDSHRNVMMRLNLQLTMGTFSLSLFGLIGVAFGMNLESSFEEDPRVFWLVTGFMFLGSGLIWRRLLSFLGRHLEPALLPPIPPVWKRNLKAGVR, encoded by the exons ATGAAACTACACAGAATGCTGCTGAGCGAATGTATGAAGCGCTCGGGGATGTATCTCCGGTCCACGGGACACTTGCGTTCAAAGCGCCTCTTAAACTCTGGCACGGGAGCCACTCAAGCCGTCGGTGCGAGGTACGCTCCCGAGGCACTTCGCTCGCCGCTCGAGTCGAGAAGACGAGCTCCGGCTCGCTCGGCGACAAACGAGCACCTGCTGCGAGGGGGAGCGTCATTGCCCG GGTCCATCGTCCGCCGCGTAACGACCGAAGCGCCTCTTTCCATTGTGCCGCCACCTTTTGTCGTG ATGAGATTTGatcaggagggaaatgttacaTCATtcg AGAAGAAGAAAACTGAGCTGTGCCAGGAATTAAGTCTTCAGGCCAGGGATCTTCGCTTCCAGCACAGTACCAGCCTCACCACCAGAAACAACTGCATTATCCTGCGAATGGAGGTATGCTCATGTGAAGCGGGAAGGACTGGCTCACAGGAGGCTCAGCTCCCGGGGCTGCAGGGACAGAGTCGCCGCTGCGGGTTCGGTGGTGTAAAGGTTCATTTTGGATGCCGTTGGATGTCGAATACAGAAATTGAATTGGTTGGAGAAAATGTGCCTCAAAAATCACACGACGACTCATCGAACTCT TCTTTAAAAGCCATCGTGACTCCCCGTTGCCTTTTGGTGTTGGATTTCCGCGGCCTGGGTTTGGAGCGCTGGCTGGTGCTCGAGCTGGCCCCGCAGCTCGCTTCGCAGGCGCACTCGCTGCCTTTTGAGTTCCGGGCGCTGGAGGCCATACTGCAGCACAGG GTAAACAACCTGCAAACCCGGCTCAATGAGGTTGAGCCGGTAATATTGGACGTTTTGGAATCTCTGGTGGATCCGAAAATCCTGTCTGCCGATAGAAGTAAACTCCACGTACTGCTGCAGAACAGCAAGAG TTTATCAGAGTTGGAGACTGACATTAAGGTGTTTAAGGATTCCTTGCTGAAGATTTTGGATGAGGACGAAATCATTGAAGAACTCTGTCTCACCAAGTGGACAGACCCCAGAGTTTt tGAGGAGAGCAGTTTGGGGATTGATCACGCAGAGGAGATGGAACATTTATTGGATAATTACTACATGCAG GCCGAAGAGCTGGGGAACGAGGCCAGGGAGCTGAAAGGCCTGATCGACGACTCGGAGAGTGTCATCTTTATCAATCTGGACAG CCATCGAAATGTGATGATGCGTTTGAACCTGCAACTGACCATGGGGACCTTCTCACTCTCCTTATTTGGTCTCATCGGCGTGGCCTTCGGAATGAATTTGGAGTCGTCTTTTGAAGAG GACCCTCGCGTTTTCTGGCTGGTTACAGGATTCATGTTCCTCGGCAGCGGCCTGATTTGGAGGCGActgctgtcatttttgggaCGACACCTCGAGCCTGCATTACTCCCACCG ATTCCTCCAGTTTGGAAGAGAAATCTGAAGGCTGGAGTGAGGTGA
- the fez2a gene encoding fasciculation and elongation protein zeta-2 isoform X3, giving the protein MAAPTARLDDGRPSLCADVPPTGAAAAAAAAAAETLLPTACVANDDDDDDGGGRPPGSPGKSGGAFASTVDLVDYFDGTLSLCFGDGSPASPASPASPAAGNSDAVTAITEEMLVRGDEIRNALTKSYGQTMPTDWKHSRTRSLHAPACNPEEMASRRTSDVAADASEAEELREQLDMHSIIVSCLGEEPLFTAEQVIEELEEMMQDSLDFEAERDPSQSDLSGISWDAERPGRSRSYEERVCRLNVTALNERLEATELAVRRLSEELVQHLALRDELDFEKEVKNTFISALIDLQNRRKERGEALKKKKKKPKGAAAMSQGRADKPLGSYLTTVIPYENKGRPPSVEELQILIKILHAMRDDSDKVPALLTDYILKGGPFSNFIFHGSFCICIAQYVCCGRFSLHW; this is encoded by the exons ATGGCGGCGCCCACGGCTCGTTTGGACGACGGCCGGCCGAGTTTATGTGCAGATGTGCCGCCGACAGGAGCTGccgcagccgccgccgccgccgccgcagagACGCTCCTCCCGACGGCTTGCGTtgctaatgatgatgatgatgatgatggtggtgggcGACCTCCGGGGTCCCCGGGGAAAAGCGGCGGCGCTTTCGCGTCCACGGTGGACCTGGTGGACTATTTCGACGGGACTTTGTCTTTGTGCTTCGGGGACGGGAGCCCCGCAAGCCCCGCAAGCCCCGCAAGCCCCGCGGCGGGCAACAGCGACGCCGTGACGGCGATCACCGAGGAAATGCTTGTGCGAGGGGACGA GATCCGGAATGCCTTAACGAAAAGCTACGGGCAGACGATGCCGACGGATTGGAAACATTCCCGAACTCGCTCCCTCCACGCGCCCGCATGCAACCCGGAGGAGATGGCG AGTCGCCGGACGAGCGACGTCGCGGCGGATGCGTCCGAAGCGGAGGAGCTGAGGGAACAGCTGGACATGCACTCCATCATCGTCTCGTGTCTCGGCGAGGAACCGCTCTTCACAGCCGAGCAG GTGATCGAGGAGCTCGAGGAGATGATGCAGGACTCGCTTGACTTTGAAGCCGAGCGCGATCCTTCGCAGTCTGACTTGTCCGGGATCTCTTGGGATGCTGAGCGACCCGGAAGAAGTCGCAGCTACGAAGAAA GAGTGTGTCGGCTAAACGTGACGGCGCTGAACGAGCGTCTGGAGGCGACGGAGCTCGCCGTCAGGAGGCTCTCGGAGGAGCTGGTGCAGCATCTGGCTCTCCGGGACGAGCTGGACTTCGAGAAGGAGGTGAAGAACACGTTCATCTCGGCGCTCATCGACCTGCAAAACCGGCGGAAGGAGCGCGGCGAGgcgctgaagaagaagaagaagaagccgaAAGGGGCGGCGGCAATGTCGCAGGGCCGCGCCGACAAGCCGCTCGGATCG TATTTGACCACCGTCATCCCGTACGAAAACAAAGGACGCCCTCCTTCCGTCGAGGAGCTCCAGATCCTGATCAAAA TTCTGCATGCGATGAGGGACGACAGCGACAAGGTTCCAGCTCTCTTAACGGACTACATTCTCAAAGGTGGGCCTTTCTCCAACTTCATTTTCCACGGCTCATTTTGCATCTGCATTGCACAATATGTCTGTTGTGGTCGGTTTAGTTTACATTGGTGA
- the mrs2 gene encoding magnesium transporter MRS2 homolog, mitochondrial isoform X2 yields the protein MKLHRMLLSECMKRSGMYLRSTGHLRSKRLLNSGTGATQAVGARYAPEALRSPLESRRRAPARSATNEHLLRGGASLPGSIVRRVTTEAPLSIVPPPFVVMRFDQEGNVTSFEKKKTELCQELSLQARDLRFQHSTSLTTRNNCIILRMESLKAIVTPRCLLVLDFRGLGLERWLVLELAPQLASQAHSLPFEFRALEAILQHRVNNLQTRLNEVEPVILDVLESLVDPKILSADRSKLHVLLQNSKSLSELETDIKVFKDSLLKILDEDEIIEELCLTKWTDPRVFEESSLGIDHAEEMEHLLDNYYMQAEELGNEARELKGLIDDSESVIFINLDSHRNVMMRLNLQLTMGTFSLSLFGLIGVAFGMNLESSFEEDPRVFWLVTGFMFLGSGLIWRRLLSFLGRHLEPALLPPIPPVWKRNLKAGVR from the exons ATGAAACTACACAGAATGCTGCTGAGCGAATGTATGAAGCGCTCGGGGATGTATCTCCGGTCCACGGGACACTTGCGTTCAAAGCGCCTCTTAAACTCTGGCACGGGAGCCACTCAAGCCGTCGGTGCGAGGTACGCTCCCGAGGCACTTCGCTCGCCGCTCGAGTCGAGAAGACGAGCTCCGGCTCGCTCGGCGACAAACGAGCACCTGCTGCGAGGGGGAGCGTCATTGCCCG GGTCCATCGTCCGCCGCGTAACGACCGAAGCGCCTCTTTCCATTGTGCCGCCACCTTTTGTCGTG ATGAGATTTGatcaggagggaaatgttacaTCATtcg AGAAGAAGAAAACTGAGCTGTGCCAGGAATTAAGTCTTCAGGCCAGGGATCTTCGCTTCCAGCACAGTACCAGCCTCACCACCAGAAACAACTGCATTATCCTGCGAATGGAG TCTTTAAAAGCCATCGTGACTCCCCGTTGCCTTTTGGTGTTGGATTTCCGCGGCCTGGGTTTGGAGCGCTGGCTGGTGCTCGAGCTGGCCCCGCAGCTCGCTTCGCAGGCGCACTCGCTGCCTTTTGAGTTCCGGGCGCTGGAGGCCATACTGCAGCACAGG GTAAACAACCTGCAAACCCGGCTCAATGAGGTTGAGCCGGTAATATTGGACGTTTTGGAATCTCTGGTGGATCCGAAAATCCTGTCTGCCGATAGAAGTAAACTCCACGTACTGCTGCAGAACAGCAAGAG TTTATCAGAGTTGGAGACTGACATTAAGGTGTTTAAGGATTCCTTGCTGAAGATTTTGGATGAGGACGAAATCATTGAAGAACTCTGTCTCACCAAGTGGACAGACCCCAGAGTTTt tGAGGAGAGCAGTTTGGGGATTGATCACGCAGAGGAGATGGAACATTTATTGGATAATTACTACATGCAG GCCGAAGAGCTGGGGAACGAGGCCAGGGAGCTGAAAGGCCTGATCGACGACTCGGAGAGTGTCATCTTTATCAATCTGGACAG CCATCGAAATGTGATGATGCGTTTGAACCTGCAACTGACCATGGGGACCTTCTCACTCTCCTTATTTGGTCTCATCGGCGTGGCCTTCGGAATGAATTTGGAGTCGTCTTTTGAAGAG GACCCTCGCGTTTTCTGGCTGGTTACAGGATTCATGTTCCTCGGCAGCGGCCTGATTTGGAGGCGActgctgtcatttttgggaCGACACCTCGAGCCTGCATTACTCCCACCG ATTCCTCCAGTTTGGAAGAGAAATCTGAAGGCTGGAGTGAGGTGA
- the LOC133401957 gene encoding lipid scramblase CLPTM1L-like has translation MFPSCCSSKRSATSKLLLGVFMVYTAHTAWLLYGFLNTKPCDEGLREGCITSYLSARPRLQLSVFTCLVPENSQLNLALRIDPFDPRSTFQRQVNVPLPEETRANGSLYAVVYVHKASVSPLEDRREVHHAALLTTHISPANAEGRRDTQKRSKLKHPVSHWRPRLSVTMMSEDFTFAKGGLPSDMRRYVRISQEGRRIVYLPLLLIDELSFRVRDLMEINTSTTRLPLTVSYEGLSLRRFRFWVHLQDVVYSLRQFGFSEEYIDEIKGTLAASNLYLLLLNALITALQLICELLALKNDISSWRKKKSMAGMSRKSVLWRSLGTLLIFLHLLEETSLLVLLPVGLAACVEVWKVFKVFRIKVNWGRPTVQVNKLDEEEQRTVQFDKQASTYLSYLIYPLCISGAIFSLAYLRQKSYFSWMVNSLVTGVYAFGFLSMAPQLFINHKLRSVSHLQGAVLMYRGVNTLISDVCSCAAIFSSSEAFLSSHQLSCFRDELFFLICLYQRRRSAPKARRSESGSHSKKVKKTQ, from the exons ATGTTCCCGTCGTGCTGCTCCAGCAAGAGGAGCGCCACATCCAAGCTCCTCCTGGGGGTCTTCATGGTCTACACGGCCCACACCGCGTGGCTGCTCTACGGATTCCTCAACACCAAGCCGTGCGATGAGGGCCTACGGGAGGGCTGCATCACTTCCTACCTGTCGGCCAGACCCAGACTGCAG ctgAGTGTGTTCACCTGCCTTGTTCCAGAGAACAGTCAGCTCAACCTGGCTCTCAGAATTGATCCTTTCGACCCTCGCTCGACATTTCAGAG GCAAGTGAACGTTCCCCTACCAGAAGAGACTCGAGCCAACGGCAGTTTATATGCGGTGGTGTACGTCCACAAGGCCAGTGTTTCCCCGCTGGAGGACAGGCGAGAGGTGCACcacgcagctctgcttaccacCCACATCAGCCCCGCAAACGCTGAAGGGCGCAGAGACACTCAGAAG CGCTCCAAATTAAAGCATCCTGTATCCCACTGGAGACCCCGGCTGTCAGTCACGATGATGTCAGAGGACTTCACCTTCGCCAAGGGAGGACTCCCCAGCGACATGCGCCGCTACGTTAGAAT CTCCCAGGAAGGAAGACGGATCGTCTACCTTCCTCTGCTGCTCATCGACGAGCTCAGCTTCAGAGTCAGAGATCTCATG GAGATCAACACAAGCACCACCCGCCTGCCCCTCACTGTGTCCTACGAGGGCCTTTCTCTGAGGAGATTCCGATTTTGGGTTCATCTCCAGGATGTGGTTTACTCCCTGCGGCAGTTCG GCTTCTCGGAGGAGTACATTGATGAGATTAAAGGGACTCTGGCGGCCTCGAATCTGTACCTGTTACTGCTGAACGCCCTCATCACGGCCCTGCAA CTCATATGTGAACTCCTGGCTCTCAAAAATGACATCAGCTCGTGGAGGAAAAAGAAGAGCATGGCAGGAATGTCCAGGAAATCCG TTTTGTGGCGAAGTCTGGGCACGCTGCTGATTTTCCTGCATCTGCTGGAGGAGACCAGCCTGCTCGTGTTACTTCCTGTCGGGCTGGCAGCATGTGTGGAG GTGTGGAAGGTGTTTAAAGTATTTCGGATCAAGGTGAACTGGGGACGACCCACC GTGCAGGTAAACAAGCTGGACGAAGAAGAACAGAGGACAGTGCAGTTTGACAAGCAG GCGTCCACGTACTTGTCCTACTTGATCTATCCCCTGTGCATCAGTGGAGCTATTTTCTCACTGGCTTACTTACGGCAAAAAAG TTACTTTTCCTGGATGGTCAACAGCCTGGTGACTG GAGTGTACGCATTTGGCTTTCTGTCTATGGCTCCTCAGCTATTTATTAACCACAAG CTGAGATCTGTGAGCCACCTGCAGGGGGCAGTGTTGATGTACAGA gGAGTCAACACGCTGATTTCAGACGTTTGCTCCTGTGCCGCCATCTTCTCCTCCTCTGAGGCTTTCTTGTCCTCTCACCAACTCTCCTGTTTCAGAGATGAGCTCTTCTTCCTCATCTGCCTCTACCAAAGAAG GCGTTCGGCCCCGAAGGCCAGAAGATCCGAAAGCGGATCTCACAGCAAGAAAGTCAAAAAGACTCAGTGA
- the clec3ba gene encoding tetranectin, translating into MERVQGLRLVMCLLLLTQCAHQQSPEKKKNTKKGSTNAAIEELRKQIEDIVFDLNLLKEQQSLQSMCLRGTKVPGKCFLADPVKKTFHVASDDCVAMGGSLSTPVTGHENDLLYAYARQSISPEEPIWLGVNDMVTEGQWVDQSGSNLRFKNWETDITTQPDGGRSQNCGTLSTTANGKWFDESCRAEKASVCEFNIV; encoded by the exons ATGGAACGAGTGCAAGGCCTTCGCTTGGTGATGTGCCTTCTGCTGCTGACACAGTGCGCACACCAGCAAAGCccggaaaagaagaaaaacaccaaGAAAG GCTCTACGAACGCTGCAATCGAGGAACTGAGGAAACAAATTGAAGACATTGTTTTCGACTTGAACTTGTTGAAAGAGCAGCAATCTCTGCAGTCAA TGTGCTTGCGTGGAACGAAGGTCCCGGGCAAGTGTTTCCTCGCCGACCCGGTCAAGAAGACTTTCCACGTGGCCAGTGACGACTGCGTCGCCATGGGGGGCAGCCTGAGCACCCCCGTGACCGGCCATGAAAACGACCTGCTGTACGCCTACGCGCGTCAGAGCATCAGCCCGGAGGAGCCCATCTGGCTGGGCGTCAACGACATGGTGACCGAAGGCCAGTGGGTGGACCAGTCGGGGTCCAACTTGCGCTTCAAGAACTGGGAGACCGACATCACCACGCAGCCGGACGGCGGCCGCAGCCAGAACTGCGGCACGTTGTCCACCACGGCCAACGGAAAGTGGTTCGACGAGAGCTGTCGGGCCGAAAAGGCTTCGGTGTGTGAGTTTAACATTGTGTGA